The DNA window AATTCCTGATTTTTGAACAAGCTCCTCTTCCAAACTGTTTCTATTTCCTACAAAAAGGATTTTAGCATTCTTTTTTTGCAATTCATCTGCAATCGATAGAGCAGGAATTATATGACCGCCCGTTCCACCTGCTGCGATCAGAATTCGAGGTGTAGGATTCAAGTTAATTGAATCTGTCATTTCAGTTCCTTTAAATTATGTAATTCGTGTTTTTAATATCAATTTGTGATCATGGATACTTTCCTTCTTCATTTCTCCATTTCTCCATTTCTCCCAATTAAACTATTTCAACCGATTTAACCAATTCAACCATTGCGAAGGTTTCATTCGTCAACCATTCGCAAGGTTTTCCTTTCCCTTAAATCATCCTTCGTTTCGCACTGATATTTAAAAGCAATCCGATCGCAAATGAATTCACGAGGAGTGAAGTTCCTCCATAACTTATAAAAGGTAAAGTTACTCCGGTCGAAGGCAAAGCAGACATGGCAACTCCGATATTGACCATGGCATTATAGAAAATATTCATTCCGAGCCCAAAACCTAATAATTTCAAGAAAAGGGATTCCTGTTTCTGCGAATTTATTAATGACCTGGCAAATAAAAAAATATATAGAAACATCACAAATAACGAACCGAGAAAACCGAATTCTTCTCCCACAATTGAATAAATATAGTCAGTTTTTGCTTCAGGTAAAAAATAATGTTTTCCGGTTCCTCTACCCGGAGTTGTTCCGAAAATTTTTCCTCCGCCAAGTGAGATCAGACTTTCTTTTACCTGGTATTCATTATCACCTTTATAATCGCTTTTTAATCCCAATGCTTTACAGAAAAGAGAATACTTTTTGTATATTTCTATCCTTTCTCCCCTGAATTTCGGACCTAATCCTATCACAAGAATTCCTCCAATCAGCAAAATAGCGATGATCGCGAAAATCGTGTTCATCTTTATCTTCGCTAAAAAAAATAATGAAAGCAGGGTTAATCCGGAAATGATCAAAGGGCTGAAATGTCTTTCAAAAAGTATCAAAAAGTAAATAGTGAGTGGAACAATGATCAAAGGTTTAAAAAATTTCCAAAAACCTTTAGGATCGGAATAGGTGATCAATTTCTGTTGTTTATCTATTATGTGGGCAGTATAAATTACTAAAAATATCCTGGCATAGAGGCTTGGTTGAATATTTATACTCAGATTGATCAACGGGATCGTGATCACGATAAAACGCTTTGCACCATTAATAACAACACCATATTTTAAAACCAAGATCAATAAAATAATGATTACGACCATAAAATATGGGATTGATTTACGCAGGAATTCCAAACTTAAAACTTTATATGCAAACCAGACAGAAAGTAAGGACACGGAAAACCAGATTGCCTGTTTGTAAAAAAATGACATACTCGTTCTTACGGAACTGATATTTAATTGCATAAAAAGACCTGTCATCATTAAAAGGAAGTATGCAAGCAAGATCAGGTAATCCTGTTGAACAATGTATTCTTTAGTTTTCATTTCTCATTTCCCAAACGAGTTGTTT is part of the Candidatus Cloacimonadota bacterium genome and encodes:
- a CDS encoding UDP-N-acetylglucosamine--N-acetylmuramyl-(pentapeptide) pyrophosphoryl-undecaprenol N-acetylglucosamine transferase — encoded protein: MTDSINLNPTPRILIAAGGTGGHIIPALSIADELQKKNAKILFVGNRNSLEEELVQKSGI
- a CDS encoding cell division protein FtsW, whose product is MKTKEYIVQQDYLILLAYFLLMMTGLFMQLNISSVRTSMSFFYKQAIWFSVSLLSVWFAYKVLSLEFLRKSIPYFMVVIIILLILVLKYGVVINGAKRFIVITIPLINLSINIQPSLYARIFLVIYTAHIIDKQQKLITYSDPKGFWKFFKPLIIVPLTIYFLILFERHFSPLIISGLTLLSLFFLAKIKMNTIFAIIAILLIGGILVIGLGPKFRGERIEIYKKYSLFCKALGLKSDYKGDNEYQVKESLISLGGGKIFGTTPGRGTGKHYFLPEAKTDYIYSIVGEEFGFLGSLFVMFLYIFLFARSLINSQKQESLFLKLLGFGLGMNIFYNAMVNIGVAMSALPSTGVTLPFISYGGTSLLVNSFAIGLLLNISAKRRMI